CATGAAGAGGAAATGGGTTATCATTTTAGTTGCCGCCGCCGGCGTTTTGATACTGATCGGCGCAGTCTATTTCGGAACTTCCAATTCCGGAACCGTTTATAAGTACGAAGCGGTTCAGACAGGCGACATTTCGGTTATCATCACCGCCACAGGCAAAGTGAATCCGATGACACGTGTGCAGGTTGGAACACAGGTTACCGGCACGATCTCCAAAATATACGCTGATTTTAATCAGAAGGTGAGTAAGGGACAGGTTATTGCTCAGATCGACCCGACCTTTCTGAAGGCGCAGTTACTGGAGGCGGAAGCTACCATGGAAAGAGCCAGCGCCCAGGCGGATCAGATGAAAAAAACGTTGGAGCGTGCATCGGAATTGTTTGACAGAAAACTAATCTCCCAAGCTGAGAAAGACGAGGCTTCGACGAATTATGACCTGGCTGTAGCGCAGCTCAAACAGACCACCGCTGCGTATCACAGGGCGGAAGTTTCGCTGGAATATACCAATATCGTATCTCCGATTGACGGTGTGGTCATCTCACGGAATGTCGATGTCGGGCAGACCGTTGCGGCAAGTTTGCAAGCGCCTATTTTGTTTCTGATCGCTAATGATCTCTCCAAAATCCATGTGGAAGCGACTATTGACGAAGTGGATATTGGAAAAGTCAAAGTTGACCACGAAGCTGTTTTTTTCGTTGATGCTTATCCGGACGAAAAATTTCAGGGTGTCGTAAAGCAAGTTCGATTACAGCCCATAACGACGCAGAATCTTGTGAGTTACGAGGTTATTATTGATGTAACCAACAAGGAGAACAAACTGCTTCCCGGTATGACAGCTAATTTATCGATCATCGTTGACACGAAAAAGAATGTACTCAAAGTTCCAAATATGGCCTTACGATTTCAGCCGGCGTTAACTCAGGAAGAATACAAGAAATTCGTCCTTCAATACGGCGATAAATTTGACCTGAAAAATAATTCTATGGTCTGGACTACGGCAAACGGCGAAGGGCTAATGCCTATTATCGTCGAGACTGGAATCACAGACGGATTGTTTACCGAAATTAAAAATTCAACTCTCTTGCCCAACGCTGAAGTCGTTGTTGGAGTAAGCAACAGTTCAACCACTTCCGGCGCGGCTAAAGGATTTAGGTCGACAAAATAACACGGCCTGCAATACTACGGAGTAACTAGAAACATGTCGATACAAACCGAATTACATACCGGGATAGAAACCCGTCTTGACGGCAGCGCTTTGATTTCTGCAAAAAATTTGAAGAAGACGTACCGGATGGGAGACGTTGATGTGCAAGCGTTGCGGGGCGTTTCCCTGGACATTCGTTCAGGTGAATTTGTTGCTATCATGGGCGCGTCTGGATCTGGGAAATCGACTTTCATGAACATTCTCGGTTGTCTGGATGCGCCTTCGTCCGGAGAGTATTTTCTGGACGGCATTTCGGTCGCTCATATGACAAGGAAGGAACAGGCTAGTATTCGAAGCCGTAAAATCGGATTTGTTTTTCAGGGTTTTAACCTATTATCACGAACCAGCGCCCTGGAAAATGTTGAATTGCCATTGCTGTATCAGGGCCTTCCTTCGAACCGGCGCAGGGAACTTGCGTTGGAAGCGCTCAATGCCGTTGGCCTGGATAAACGCTTTGACCACAAGCCGAATGAATTATCCGGCGGTCAGCAGCAGCGCGTTGCGATCGCGCGGGCGTTGGCGACGCACCCGTCTATGATCCTGGCTGACGAGCCTACGGGAAATCTCGACAGCAAGACCAGTATTGAAATCATGGCGATTTTTCAAAAATTGAATAATAAAGGCATCACGATTATTTTGGTGACGCATGAAAATGATATTGCACAATACGGCCGGCGCAATGTGGTATTTCGGGACGGCAGGATTATCAAAGATTTCATGGTTGAAACACGCTTGAACCCTGAAGAAGAAATGAAACGCGTTTTAGCCACGTCGATTGTAGATAATGCATAACAGATAAAAATTTTCTAAAAACGGTTGATAATAGGTTCTCCGTATG
The sequence above is drawn from the bacterium genome and encodes:
- a CDS encoding efflux RND transporter periplasmic adaptor subunit codes for the protein MKRKWVIILVAAAGVLILIGAVYFGTSNSGTVYKYEAVQTGDISVIITATGKVNPMTRVQVGTQVTGTISKIYADFNQKVSKGQVIAQIDPTFLKAQLLEAEATMERASAQADQMKKTLERASELFDRKLISQAEKDEASTNYDLAVAQLKQTTAAYHRAEVSLEYTNIVSPIDGVVISRNVDVGQTVAASLQAPILFLIANDLSKIHVEATIDEVDIGKVKVDHEAVFFVDAYPDEKFQGVVKQVRLQPITTQNLVSYEVIIDVTNKENKLLPGMTANLSIIVDTKKNVLKVPNMALRFQPALTQEEYKKFVLQYGDKFDLKNNSMVWTTANGEGLMPIIVETGITDGLFTEIKNSTLLPNAEVVVGVSNSSTTSGAAKGFRSTK
- a CDS encoding ABC transporter ATP-binding protein, giving the protein MISAKNLKKTYRMGDVDVQALRGVSLDIRSGEFVAIMGASGSGKSTFMNILGCLDAPSSGEYFLDGISVAHMTRKEQASIRSRKIGFVFQGFNLLSRTSALENVELPLLYQGLPSNRRRELALEALNAVGLDKRFDHKPNELSGGQQQRVAIARALATHPSMILADEPTGNLDSKTSIEIMAIFQKLNNKGITIILVTHENDIAQYGRRNVVFRDGRIIKDFMVETRLNPEEEMKRVLATSIVDNA